From Camelina sativa cultivar DH55 chromosome 5, Cs, whole genome shotgun sequence:
TAATTAGTGTTGGGTGTTTGGCAACAAGAACATCATTCAGTTTACTATCAAAAAGAACAATACGTTAATCTATTGGATTGATTATAATAGATGCCTttgtttgacccaaaaaaaagaggtgCCTTCGAGCGGAGATTACCATTTCTTGCATGCGGAGATTATGAGAATCTGGAAATTAACAAAGACCACAGGTTAGATGAACACAGACTTAACGGTGAAAACGGTTTCATTTCCTCTCTATACTAGGCAAGTTTGAAACAAACTTTTGGAAATTCAgctggaaaaacaaaattacctcACCTCAAGAAATCAGCAGGACAAACTTCATCAACCAAAGCGATCAAATCATTTAAACTTTGTTGCACCTTCTTCAAATCGGATCTGgctaaaaaatatacaaagtgATAAAATTAGAACTATATATCTCTTATATCTTAATCAAAACGGAGACAAAGCATTGATTGAAAAATTCGATCTCACCAAAGTTATAGAAGGTAGCGACGACGACAACGCAAGACCAAGTGTCTCCGGAAGTCGAACTATCCCTCACGTTCTCATATGCAAACACGCTCCAATGGCGGTAATCGTACTCGGAAAGATTCCATGGTAAGCGTGAAACCCGGTTTCTTCGCGGGTCACAtgagaataaaaagaagacGAAGGGAGAGAATCAGGAAGAGACATGCATGTCGTGAATCAAATCGATGAGATTcagaagatggaagaagaaaagagacgACGGAAGAGATAAAtgtctctgatttttttaattaaacaaaaaaacaatatctctgttttagtttttgttttttttaataacattattatgttttatttttgtccctTTTACTACTCAACAttgtcatttttcctttttttttattcattggaTTTCTTCATAATAATCTCCACCCCGTAATttataatttggaaatttataataaattgtgtGATAATAATTGAGTAATTTGCCAAACAGTATTCTGAAAAGgatcaatgttttatttttaaacttatcTATGAATCTTTTTGAACCATATAAatgaatctttttaaaaaatctttttatttctttttatggaTCAGCttataaattgataaattaacATTATAgacttaaaataaattaatgcttACAATCTCAACATTGTCATATAAATGAATTTATTCAACATTTTTGAACCATATAAatgaatctttttaaaaaatcaataaattgtttttatggATCAGCTTATCAATTGATAAATTAACATTATAgacttaaaataaattaatgcttACAATCTTAtatgtaacatgttttttttgttcaaattatCTAGCCTAACAATGttcaaaataacaattaaagGCATTAAAATTAAAGTGTGTTCCAATATAGATGAACCATACATAaaataacaagaataaaaaaattcaattaattttataatatttttattatatcatataacatataaatatactataatttatctTCGTGTTTTTGCAAAACGCGAAACTTTGGTAATTTTGCCTTCTGTCCCATCATGTTTTCAATTGGAAATAAAAGTTTGTCTTATATCGAAAATGTCCTATATCAAGAATCTCCCATATTgggaatgtgttttttttttaactatatataattctCAAAACCTAACTAATTTGATTAAGTGTCAACTTGGAAAAGGGTAAATATCTACTTTATGATGATATCCAAATGGAAATACGAACTTTCCATCTGAATCTCTTACCTAAtcctttaaatattttatataaattaggaaaaaatatatggaataacCTAAATTATCAAACTGCGCAAACACACATGAGTCCCACATTACTCATATGGGTTTCACGAAACGGGTTTTGAATgggtcaaaaaaatttcaaatctgtCCGAACCTAGTTAAACCAATAAAATTGTGACACATAAGccaaagaagatgagaagagtATCTGCGTAAATCTTCTGCCAGACCTtatatctctctttttcctcaatttttaaatttttttgttttttaattaaaagacaTCCTCATAAGTTGTGCAATGGGAATGCTCTTAGATTAGACTTACCTTGGATCTGCTGTTGTGGCATGCCAATAATTTAACaaggagaaaaaacaaaagaatattgaactaaAGTCAGATAAAGttgaatctctgttttttttttttttttgttgtaattacCAATTAGAAGTCTCATACATATGGAATATATTGTCTTTGTCTGGTACATGTTGGTTGTATAATCATCTGGGTTCAATCCTCACACAAAAAAtgcgaatttttttttaattagggttcttaagtttttttttcattaatgtttaggtttattgatttataataATGATTGGCGTGAGCCCTCGATGTAATCTGATTTGTATAATTCATGAAGAATTAATCCCCAAACCTCCTGCTAGATTGATGCCATTCGTGTTGCATTTATGTCTCTTATTTGAATATCCGGCTTAACTGTGTCAAAGCAATgtattttgtaatttgattcattattgtttaccctttacccaaaaaaaaaataaataaataaataaaacataaaaaaggaaaaaagtaaaaagacaaCAGAAAAAACGAgatagtaaattttaaattccgATTGTTAATTGATTTCGATAATAATAAAGTTGTCTCGGATGCGAAAGCGCAATCCAGACGAAGTCACGGCTTGCATGGCTTAGGGGAACTACGTCGCTTATTCATTTTTACTTTATCTTCTTCAAGACAATTAATTAGAATCCGTGTGTGATCAAGACAAAGAAACTCTAGTTACACACTAAGAAGACGAGTCAACTTGTTATAAAGAATATAGGAGTTGTGAAATGACTTTAGTGCAGTGGCTaaaggtaagtccttaatgcacaagacaccatcacaTCCAGGATCGAGTCCTATTCCCTACGAATGTAGAGATTAGGCTAATGGACCGGCCTGTTGTGGCttaatggttgacaaaaaaaagaatataggaCTTCATTATTATGATAatgaaaactaaaagaaaaaatataagtttattACGATTTTTACTACCGGGAGCCGGGTACGTTACATAACTAATAAGCAATAtgatatattcatattattaagCAAGGAAAGTTtgaagaaccaaaaacaaaaacaaatcttgacCAATTCAACTATTATTGATAGTGGCTTAGTGCGAGAGACTTTGCAATTTTCATTTCGACATAAGTCAAAGTCATCAGTCGGTTCATCTAGAATCCCAAGATCTCATACATATTGAGACACTGAAAATAAGGTGTACGAGTCGTTGCTATTGTCTTCTACATAAGTCAACGTACACTATTAGTCAGCTCAACTTTAATATTCTTCTCCACTAATTTGAAATGACAAAGAAGTCATGTTTGGTTTTATCCAATAGAAGGGACAGAACACTGTTAGGCTTGTAGCAATGTAGAAACCGCGTTCACTAGTGGTAATATATGTGGTTAGCGTCTTCTATAAATTTCACAAGACTTACATAGACAAAAACCACAAAGAAGGAGAGAATGGGTTCAAAGTCTCCAAGAATTGCTGCACTAGTGTTACCACTGCTTCTTATACTTTTCACTCTTTCCTCTCAAATTGAAGTCGTGGAATCTACAGGCCGCAAACTTTGTAAGTTTCTTTAcaacaaatacaaattttatttcttaattatagATAAATTACCGTATATTTCAATTACATAATTAGATCTTATGaattttataatcatatatCATGCAGCCTCTTGACTTTGATTAATAATGGttttttatgttattgattaAACATATCAAGAGGTTACATATTTGTATACAAATACAAGTCATTAGCCctaattatgtaatttaaatatgCTAAATTAACctttgattttggaaaacaCATATACATGAAAACAGAAAGAGTGTATGGCAAGATATTTATTGagattaaacaatttttaaataaaacttgtGAAACGAAGAGCTTGAAATCAATTTCTCCaccaaagtaaaaaacaatctttcttatttttagttcGAACTTTAATATGGCAGCGTGGTGGTTTACGGGAACTCCCATTGTGTACACACCACCTTCAAGGTCATGTGGAACTTCTCCAGCAGTATACACTTCGAAATGGAGAAGACCCCGACCATGTAGGCTTCCTCCAGGAGGTGTTATTACTGCTTCTGATAAATCTCCTTAANTCTTATTTTTAGTTTGAACTTTAATATGGCAGCGTGGTGGTTTACGGGAACTCCCATTGTGTACACACCACCTTCAAGGTCATGTGGAACTTCTCCAGCAGTATACACTTCGAAATGGAGAAGACCCCGACCATGTAGGCTTCCTCCAGGAGGTGTTATTACTGCTTCTGATAAATCTCCTTAACTACGTGCTTTTGTGTCTCTGTGTCGGATTTTTCAAGTTCTATGCAATAATAAAGTGTCTGTGGTTTTAAGATTTGGTTTCTTGTCTCAAGTGTAGTAATTTAGTACACTTTGTCACGTATTATGAGTCAATAAACGAACTAATACTTATGGTTAAGATGAGTCGATGATGGATTACTAATGTTATAATATTATCCGGTATCATCATACTACGTACGCCTTCCTCAGTAATATCAATATGTTTAAGGTTTTGCATGCATGTTAAGAAACTTAATATACGTTTTCGCCTTTATTATATAATCAAGTATGAATTGTTTTTATANaaaaaaaaaaaaaaaaaaaaaaaaaaaaaaaaaaatagtatgaattgttcttttcttctaattcttaATTATAGAGAGTTATTGgtaaatattacaaaaagtgcaaaaaatacaaatatatatcttttatgaaacaataatttCATCTAAAACATctctagtaaaaaaaatatttatttgattcaataGCCAAAATACTGTTTGAATTTGAAAGTTATAGAGTAACCTTTTTGAGATTTGcaatatttcttatattttttctaatatgaCATTTCTTGTTTGGTTTAATCTAATATGACATTTCAGTCCTTAACCAGTGCATTGACTACTTTTTATACACCCTCCCATGTATGTTGCTGTCACATCTAAAAAAACATGTGCTTCTTTAAATTGATGCAAACAACAAAGTATCATGTGTTtgactaaaaccaaaacaagaaaaatattttggaacCTTACTGAAATGGTTCTCGAATCTTTTTGATGTTGTGGTTAATTAAGGCTTTAATGTTTCTACATCAGTTTTTTGAATCTGATATTCGAGGGAATCtattagttttaacttttaagtataTGTTGACATTTTTGCAACACTTTGTGTAAAATAGCTAAAATATCTACAGTGAGTCGGTGACTGAAGTGTTAATGTGGAAGAAGTTTGTTGTGGAATCATAAAGGAAACCGTTTGTAAATGTGTGTTGGGCGTATACCAAAAATTCATGGGAAATATCGTAGGAGTTTATGAGGTTTTCTTGTAATTCTTAGTAGTTAGATAGTTCGTTTAtgcgacaaaacaaaaaaaaaataagtcgtTTATGAAGATTTATCATTTGCGATAGGAGAAAATCAAAAGGAGTTAGGGTGAGATGTAAGACTTAGAAAAAGAAACTAGTAATGCTGACATATCCTATGATATATCATTGATATAAGACTAATATCAGGATACTAAAGTCAAGTCAAGCATTGAAATTGTATCCTGATATTAGTCTTAATAATAGCAAGAAATTGTATGTTGTTACTTGTCGTCCAAAACAGAACGCTTGAAACCGCGTTACATgtcattcaaaattaaaatatgttagtTTCAAAAATGAtgtaaacaacaataaaaattattgaattgGCCTTACTCTATATATTGGTCAATAGAGATGATCATGATGTATGATAAAATCAAAGCGTATGGCAAAAGAATGGGTTCAAAAAAACCATCactatttttgttcttttcttatctcttctaactagattaggatccgtgctagagcacagtttgaaatttttattatttatattataatttttatataaaatataatttatgtgattgtttttaaaagttgttgtgaataaaacattatgcaataaaatcatatgctaaatatgagaacttgaatttttttttagattttgttgttaGTATAATCGAAAATCACTTTTAATCCGTTgaagagtgattaatttttaagtttttgttgcCTATATATGGTTAGTTAAATAATCTgtagagattcttttttttttttggaatatcctttttaagagaatctgaaatcaaaatttaactataaTGGTTACAACCCATATAacctataacctatcaaataatcaaataattaatcttataaccCATATTAAGTCTacacaaaaaaattgtgtacttctgttttattatataggagattttgattttcaCTATTTCTTCTCAAGTTAGAGTCGTCGAGGCTACAAGCCGCATACTTGGTAAGTACTAATCTTTAGAGAtttgaaaaaaatcacaatcatCGGGTGGCATAAGCTAAGAGGGGGTATTGGATTAGCATTTTGAGAGATTTGgtggattttagtttttgtgaaACTTTGAAAGATATCTAACGATTTGATGgagttttagaagatttttaattttaataattaaatattagtgataattttatgagatttgttaggagattttggagtatttGGTATGGGTCAAAGAGATTTTTGGACACGTTTACCTCCACAACAactttttattcactttttttatGCTCTCTTTTATGAGTTGTTCTTTAACCCGCATAATCGAGAACAGAAgaggaataaaaaaataataacaaatgttTAGATTGAGTATGTGGGAGGAGATATGATGATTACATCCACCAAGTAAATCCTAGTCACCAAGCATATTTCGGCTATAGCCATTGTTCTATATAAGACCTAAtgatctaaagtctaaactctaaacacATTTTAAATTCCTAATCACAGAACAACGATTAGCGATTTCGACTTTCTcatgttttaaataatataaaatgtttcaaaaaaattctcCAGGTTAAGAGATTTATTGTTCTTAAGGGAGATGCAACTAAGAGCGAGAGTATGATATTTGAAGAAGAAGTGTGAAAGATATACAATTGACTGAAGAATCAAAATCTGGGTTCAATATGAAACTGAAAAGAGAATCCCTCCTCCATTGAAGCTCTGTTTTGGTAAAGTGAAgaacgacaaaaaaaattgggttttttttttttgacgaaaGGAACGATGAGAGTATTTgtcaaatccttcaaaataacACTTTCAGATGTGAGATTTGTTCATTCCTAATTTTCAAGTAAAAATGTatccaaaatctctcaaaatcagcttttagtagtatttttaaaagtacttgttaaatttgaataacagtagatttgatatgacttttataaatcattgattgaataacaagagattgtgaattattttaaatgattttatgtAAATTCCAAATTGAATAACATGGTATTTGtgtaaagattttaaaatcacaagtTGAATAATAcctgattttaaaaaaaaatccaaaatcttctaaaatcatGGTTCAATacctcaaacaaaaaaaatttattccgTAAACTGAGGATTAATATGTAAACTTCTTTTGATGTTGTAGCAAATGGAAGGACCATCGTGTGGACTCCAGCATCAAAGTCATGTGGAGCTTCTCATGCATCGTGGAAGAAGTATCGCCGACCCTGTAAACGTCCTCCAAGATCTGCTCATGCTTCCTACAACTCTCCATAAGACCATAAGACATTTTCACGTTTAGTTTTGGAATTTCGGGGTTATGCGAGACAAAGTAAAGTGTATGGTTTTCAAATTTCGTTTCTTATCTGTATGTCTAAATCAGTGTGTAATGTCTAAACCATATAAGGATATAACTTTCTTAATCTCacatattttctttcaaaagaaCATGAACTTCTATTACTAGCTAATAATAACGTAAAATATTGCAAAAGTCAATCTGGTACACAGTCTGATATATGGCAAAGATGTGGCATCATAAGAGGCAAATTCACTACAAGAAAGCATGGTTTTAGTGACACCAGTATTTGTCACTAAATCGTTGCAACTAAACTATAACAACGCTTTTGTGACGACTAATAAATCGTTGCTACTAGCTCAACACAAATAAAGATTCGTCACAATATCGTCACCAGTTTTGTGACTTCCCAGAATCGTC
This genomic window contains:
- the LOC104787539 gene encoding uncharacterized protein LOC104787539; protein product: MGSKSPRIAALVLPLLLILFTLSSQIEVVESTGRKLSWWFTGTPIVYTPPSRSCGTSPAVYTSKWRRPRPCRLPPGGVITASDKSP
- the LOC109132968 gene encoding uncharacterized protein LOC109132968, whose translation is MAAWWFTGTPIVYTPPSRSCGTSPAVYTSKWRRPRPCRLPPGGVITASDKSP
- the LOC109132909 gene encoding uncharacterized protein LOC109132909, producing MGNIVGVYEEILIFTISSQVRVVEATSRILANGRTIVWTPASKSCGASHASWKKYRRPCKRPPRSAHASYNSP